DNA from Vibrio alfacsensis:
GAACTGACTGAAGCATTAGAAGCGGCAGTAAAACGCCAGCTCATGACTGACGTGCCTTATGGTGTGCTTCTATCGGGCGGATTGGATTCCTCTATCACGTCTGCGGTAGCAAAACGATTCGCAGCAATGCGTATTGAAGATGATGAAAAATCTGAAGCATGGTGGCCTCAACTGCACTCATTTGCGATTGGTCTTGAGGGCGCACCAGATCTAAAAGCAGCACGTGAAGTTGCAGAGCAAATTGGTACCGTTCACCATGAAATGACTTACACCATTCAAGAGGGTTTGGATGCGATTCGTGATGTCATTTACCACATTGAAACTTATGATGTGACAACGATTCGAGCTTCGACGCCAATGTTCCTGCTTGGCCGTAAGATCAAAGCAATGGGTATTAAGATGGTGTTATCTGGTGAGGGGGCCGATGAAATCTTTGGTGGCTACCTCTATTTCCACAAAGCACCAAACGCGCAAGAATTCCATGAAGAAACCGTTCGTAAACTGCTTGCCTTGAACATGTTCGATTGTGCTCGGGCAAACAAATCTTTGGCTGCATGGGGCGTTGAAGGGCGAGTACCATTCCTAGATAAAGAATTTATTGATGTCGCAATGCGTCTAAACCCTGCAGACAAAATGTGTGGCAATGGCAAAATGGAGAAGCACATTCTGCGTGAGTGTTTTGAACACTATCTACCAGAAGCGATTGCATGGCGTCAGAAAGAACAGTTCTCTGATGGTGTCGGCTACAACTGGATCGATACACTGAAAGAAGTCGCTGCGCAAAAAGTGACAGACCAACAAATGGAAACCGCACAATACCGTTTCCCTTACAACACGCCAACCACAAAAGAAGGTTACGTATACCGTGAGATCTTTGAAGAGTTGTTCCCATTACCATCTGCGGCTGAATGTGTTCCTGGTGGGCCGTCTGTAGCGTGTTCTTCAGCAAAAGCGATTGAGTGGGATGAATCGTTCCAAAACTGCGTAGATCCATCTGGGCGTGCTGTGCAGACCGTTCACAACGATGCTTACTAATCTTAAGTAACATCAACAAGGGTTGGTTCCGTTCCACCAATCCTTGAAAAAAGACAAACAAAAAGACAGACAAAATAGATACGATCAAAAGAGGTGCTTTCGCACCTCTTTTTATGTGAATGAAACAATATCAATCTGCATATACACTATTTCAAATCTAAATCGCTGTTATCAATGCTCACTGGCACACGTTTCGTGATCATTTGAACAAGCATAATGGATCGTTTCTCACCATCTTGCTCTTGGAAGATCGCATCAATACCAGCAAATTGACCGCTCTTAACGCGAATCTCATCTCCTGGTTGGGGGATATTCTCTGAGCTTGCATGTTCATTGGTACACTTATCTAACAACCTCAGCTCATAGATCAGGTCACCTTGGATCTCTTTTGGTTGCGCACCAAATCGGACGAAATCCACCACACCGCGAGTGGAGCGTACCGTCGTAAAGCTCAGCCCTTGCTCGTAGTCAAATCGAGCAAATATATAACTCGGAAACAACGGCTCTTCAACTTTCTGACGCTTTCCACGCAAGATTTTTTCTACATCAACCGTTGGGTAGAAACACTCGACACCTTGATTTTCAAGGTGCTGTTTCGCTCTAATCTGCTCACCACGCTTACAATATAATAAATACCAACGTTTCATATTCTTCTAGCCAATTCCTTTTTATTCATCCTAGCATTAAGCCAAAGATGAGTCATGGGCATTAAAACAATCAATTACAAAACGATCAACTATTGAGCACTTAGATAATTTATCCCACATAGAAATTCATCAGCGCGTCTATAGGCAAAAATGGAATGTAAGTTTGTAACACACCAAAAGCACCGACAATTTATCCGCAAAAACAACCTAAAACAGCAACTTAACAACACTTTTGAATCGTCACGTGAAATTTTATTATTTGTCAGCAACAAATTTGCGATGTATACGTAGTTTCCGTTAAAAATGTAATAACTACTATTAGAAGAGCTTATGTCAAACCAACATCAATACTTTGGCCACCCACGTGGCTTGTTCTTACTGTTCGGTACTGAACTGTGGGAACGCTTTTCTTACTACGCAATGCGAGCCATCCTCGTTCTGTACCTCACTGATGCAACAATGAACGGTGGCCTTGGCTGGTCGACTAAAGATGCTCTAGACCTTTACGGCATCTATACTGGACTAGTCTACATCACGCCTCTTATTGGTGGTTACCTTGCGGATAACTACTTAGGCCAACGCCGCTCTATCTTAATTGGTGGGGCATTAATGGCGATCGGTCAGTTTACCCTCGCACTACCAGCAGATGCACTTGGACTGGGATCTCTACACTCATTTTACCTAGGTCTTGGGCTATTAATTGCAGGTAATGGTCTATTCAAGCCAAATATCTCTACTATGGTTGGTGACCTTTATAATGAGGGTGACAACCGTCGTGATGGCGCGTTCACTATCTTCTACATGGGTATTAATATTGGTGCGCTACTTGCTGGTGTGGTATCTGGTACAGTAACAAACGAATTCGGTTGGAAAGCAGGCTTTGTGGCAGCTGGTGTTGGTATGCTTATCAGCCTTGTAATGCAAATGACAATGGCTCAATCATGGCTTGGTGATATTGGCCGTGAACCAGCAGCTAAGCGCGATCTTGCGCTTAAAAAGTCAGCGAAAAAAGAACCGCTAACGAAAGAAGAAGTAGACCGCATTAAAGTTATCCTTGTAATGAGTTTATTCACTATCGTTTTCTGGGCTGGTTTTGAACAAGCCGGCGGTCTAATGAATATTTACACACAGCAGTACACTGACCGCATGATTGGTGGTTTCGAAGTACCTGCGGCGTGGTTCCAATCATTAAACCCATTTTTCATTATTACTCTTGCACCTGTATTAGCCGTTTTATGGGTGAAACTCGGTAAACGTGAGCCAAACTCACCTATGAAGTTTGCATTTGCAATGTTCTTCCTAGCACTAGGCTTCCTATGTATGGTTGGCGCTGTGATGGAACAGGGTGGCGACACTACTGCGAAAACATCAATGCTATGGCTAGTCGGTGCGTTCTTCTTCCATACTCTTGGTGAACTGTGCCTATCCCCAATTGGCTTGTCTCTAGTAACAAAGCTTGCTCCACTTCGTCTAGCTTCGTTGATGATGGGTGCGTGGTTTGGTTGTAATGCCATCGCAAACTACGTTGCTGGTTATGTTGGTTCACACGTTGGTGAACTTGGTGCCTTAGCTATCTTCAGTGGTATTGCAGTCACTGCGACCATTTCAGGTGTTATTCTACTGCTATTTGCCAATACGCTAGTGCGTTGGATGCACGGTGCAGAGAATACACATAGCACAGCAGAACAAATTGAAGAGCAACAAACTCAAGTTGCTTAATGTGATTGGTATAAAGTACACATAAAATAAAGGGTCGCGATTGCGGCCCTTTTTCGTTTCTGTCACCCCAACTACGTTGGAATTAATTCGAGATAGATTGATGTCAAACAAATTAGCGTCAAAGCTTAGAACGAACTAACTCGACCATCATCTCGATATGCTCATCGTTGTCATTCAAGCAAGGAATGTAGCTAAAGCTCTCACCACCAGCTTCTAAGTAGATCTCGCGGCACTCCTCCGAAATCTCCTCAAGCGTTTCAAGACAGTCTGCTGAAAAAGCCGGTGTAATCACGTTGAGCTTCTTATTACCTTGGTTTGGTAACACTTCTAACGTCTTATCCGTATAAGGCTGTAACCACTCTTCACGTCCAAAGCGTGATTGATAGGCCATCCCTATTTGATTTGCATTCAAACCTAGCGCTTCTCCCAACAAACGGGTCGTCTCTTCACAATGTTTAGGGTAAATATCACCATTGTCTGCATAGCGCTTCGGAATCCCGTGGTAGGAGCACAGCAAGTAATCACCCTGACCATTTGCATCCCAATGTTCACGCACTGACTGAGCTAATGCCGCAATGTACTTTGGATGGTTATGATAATCACGAATAAAGCTAAACTCAGGCATCACAGGCATTTTCTTGAATGCCTTAGTCATACCGTCGGATACTGCAGCGGTCGTTGTGCCCGAGTACTGTGGATACAATGGCAAGACAATCACATGCTCTACGCCTTGCGCTTGAAGTGCTTCAAAGCCCGACTGCAGACTTGGGTTACCGTAAGTCATACCAAGCTCAACTGGCATGTCTAAAGCCAATCGCAACTTCTCTGCTTGACGTTTTGAGTACACCATCAAAGGCGATCCCTCATCCATCCATACCGATTGATATAGCTTGGCCACTTTTGGGGCTCGAACAGGTAAAATGATACCGTGAAGGATTGGGCACCAAAGCCAACGCGTCATGTCTACAACGCGATGATCGTGGAGAAACTGGCTCAGAAAGTGTTTTATCGCAGGGGCTGTTGGCTCATCAGGCGTTCCAAGATTCACCAGTAACACGCCTTGTTTATTATTGTTTTTCATAACATCCTATTCATGGTAAACAGCGTTGTTTGTACGGAGCATTAAAGCAAATCGCTCACCACATCGACAAACAAAATAAAAAAGCGACCCTAAGGCCGCTTTCAAATATATCAAAATATCAAATTTTGCTGGTAGCAATTTATGCTAGTGCTTTCTCGATATCTGCACTTACTTCTGCAACTTGCTTAGTACCGTCAAATTTCAGGTACTTAGTGTTACCCGCTTCTGCTTCTTTACCGTAGTACTCGATAAGTGGTGCCGTTTGCTCGTGGTAAACACCTAGACGTGCACGAACTGTCTCTTCTTTGTCGTCATCACGAACAACAAGATCTTCACCAGTTA
Protein-coding regions in this window:
- a CDS encoding peptide MFS transporter produces the protein MSNQHQYFGHPRGLFLLFGTELWERFSYYAMRAILVLYLTDATMNGGLGWSTKDALDLYGIYTGLVYITPLIGGYLADNYLGQRRSILIGGALMAIGQFTLALPADALGLGSLHSFYLGLGLLIAGNGLFKPNISTMVGDLYNEGDNRRDGAFTIFYMGINIGALLAGVVSGTVTNEFGWKAGFVAAGVGMLISLVMQMTMAQSWLGDIGREPAAKRDLALKKSAKKEPLTKEEVDRIKVILVMSLFTIVFWAGFEQAGGLMNIYTQQYTDRMIGGFEVPAAWFQSLNPFFIITLAPVLAVLWVKLGKREPNSPMKFAFAMFFLALGFLCMVGAVMEQGGDTTAKTSMLWLVGAFFFHTLGELCLSPIGLSLVTKLAPLRLASLMMGAWFGCNAIANYVAGYVGSHVGELGALAIFSGIAVTATISGVILLLFANTLVRWMHGAENTHSTAEQIEEQQTQVA
- the hemH gene encoding ferrochelatase → MKNNNKQGVLLVNLGTPDEPTAPAIKHFLSQFLHDHRVVDMTRWLWCPILHGIILPVRAPKVAKLYQSVWMDEGSPLMVYSKRQAEKLRLALDMPVELGMTYGNPSLQSGFEALQAQGVEHVIVLPLYPQYSGTTTAAVSDGMTKAFKKMPVMPEFSFIRDYHNHPKYIAALAQSVREHWDANGQGDYLLCSYHGIPKRYADNGDIYPKHCEETTRLLGEALGLNANQIGMAYQSRFGREEWLQPYTDKTLEVLPNQGNKKLNVITPAFSADCLETLEEISEECREIYLEAGGESFSYIPCLNDNDEHIEMMVELVRSKL
- the asnB gene encoding asparagine synthase B; the encoded protein is MCSVFGILDIKSDAAALRPIALEMSKKLRHRGPDWSGIYSSDRAILAHERLAIVGLNSGAQPLYSPDKKLILAVNGEIYNHKEIRARYEGKYEFQTDSDCEVILALYQDMGADLLEELNGIFAFVLYDEEKDEYLIGRDHIGIIPLYQGYDEHGNYYVASEMKALVPVCKTVSEFPPGSHYSSSDSEPQRYYIRDWNEYAAVQGNTTSKEELTEALEAAVKRQLMTDVPYGVLLSGGLDSSITSAVAKRFAAMRIEDDEKSEAWWPQLHSFAIGLEGAPDLKAAREVAEQIGTVHHEMTYTIQEGLDAIRDVIYHIETYDVTTIRASTPMFLLGRKIKAMGIKMVLSGEGADEIFGGYLYFHKAPNAQEFHEETVRKLLALNMFDCARANKSLAAWGVEGRVPFLDKEFIDVAMRLNPADKMCGNGKMEKHILRECFEHYLPEAIAWRQKEQFSDGVGYNWIDTLKEVAAQKVTDQQMETAQYRFPYNTPTTKEGYVYREIFEELFPLPSAAECVPGGPSVACSSAKAIEWDESFQNCVDPSGRAVQTVHNDAY
- the rfaH gene encoding transcription/translation regulatory transformer protein RfaH, which translates into the protein MKRWYLLYCKRGEQIRAKQHLENQGVECFYPTVDVEKILRGKRQKVEEPLFPSYIFARFDYEQGLSFTTVRSTRGVVDFVRFGAQPKEIQGDLIYELRLLDKCTNEHASSENIPQPGDEIRVKSGQFAGIDAIFQEQDGEKRSIMLVQMITKRVPVSIDNSDLDLK